The Candida orthopsilosis Co 90-125, chromosome 3 draft sequence sequence TGAGATAACATTTGGTGCTGTTTCTGGTATGGTGGGAAAACTTGTTGAGTTTCCATTTGACACCATAAAGGTTCGATTAcaatcaaataattcaCATCctacatcaacaatgatgatgatatcgAGAACATTTCACAATGAAGGAGTTTTAGGATTTTACAAAGGATTGAAAGCACCATTGCTTGGTGCTTGTTTAGAGAATGCTGTTTTGTTTAGTAGTTATAACTTTGCAACGAGTACATTACAACATTATGATCCTGGTTTATCAATGTGGAGTAAATGTGTCAGTGGTGGGTTTGCGGGGTTTATGGCTAGGTTTTTTTTAACGCCGGTAGAATTGGTCAAGTGCCAGTTGCAAGTGGCCAACATGGCAACCAAGCTGGCTTTTCATACCTATTCTTCAGTTATTAGAGATACTTTAAAACGCAAAGGAGTTGCTGGGTTGTGGAACGGATTGGGATCTACCATGGTTCGAGAAGTAGTTGGTACTCTGATATGGTTTGGTACGTACGAATACACCAATGAATATTTCGAAACCGCTAAGTACCCATTTATCAAGAATAAGGATTTACAGTTGTTATTCAGTGGAGCCATGGCAGGCGCActattcaatttctccatgTTCCCTGTTGACACAATCAAATCTAATATACAAACTCATGATATACTTTCAGGCACCAGTGGTAAACACCATCATATAGCGACTGATTTCTGGAAAGAGATGAGAAAATTGTGTCTGAGGCGAGGAGGGGTCATGAACCTTTACAATGGATTGGGTATAACCATGATTCGATGCATTCCGGCTAATGCTTTGATATTCTACACGTATGAGCTACTCAAACGAAATTTCTAAACTGGGAAATCAAACTTTATTATAGATTTAATAGATATTAATAGATAATACACTtttaaaattaaacaatatTGTCTTTATTTTGTTGGGAAAAGATTGTCAGCTCTCTTCAAGTCGTCAACATTCAATAAATCTGTACCTGTTTGATACAAGTCCAACAAATGCAGATCGACTAAGTTCCATGGCCAAGTGATATCACCCCAGATTCtggttttcaaattgtacTCATGAGCTTTATCAAAATATCCCTTGAGATTATCCTTTTGTTCCTGTGTGAATTCATTCCTGATTGTTGAGTTGTAACTGTCGCCAACTAAACCTTTGATGGATCCACTTGCAACTCTTGATAACTTTGACCATTTTTGTAACTCGTCATCATTACTCGATGAGTTGAAATAGCTCAATGGCGCATCCAAAAATGTATATCTCACCCCCTCCTCACtcactttttcaattggtaAATTTCCCGTTATTGTCAAGACTAAGGGTCCTTCATGGAGAGAATCATCACTTGTATTGTAATAAGTCAAAAGACCGTCATCGATAAACGGTTGCAACAAAGGCTTCAAAACTTCATAAGTTCCATTAGCTTcagttttgaaatcaaaccaaaGGTAAACTGGCTGTTCAGGGTCGTTATAAAAAATACCGTGTTTCCCTCCATCACCGATAAATGGACTGCCGTCGCCACCATCAACATACTCAAAACTAGGATTGGCATACTTGAAAAACTGATACAACGgattcaaatacaaattaaacaatgtGTTTATCGGATGTAAAAACACTTGATTGTGACCAACATAAACTTCACTGCTATTGAAGTACAAAGTTTCATTTGGTGTCGTAGTAACATCAGTCGATTCAGTAGTTGTACGTTGTAGTTGATAAGTTTGAGGGAAATGCCAAATATCACTTTCAATAGAAATAGCACCAATACTTAAAGCATCAAATAATGGGTGTTTTCTCCAATAATCGTTATGCGAATGCAATGGTTTAGGATAGACATCTCTAGTTAACCCTTCAATAGTGTAGTTGAAAGGTAAAATAGGAgtagatgatgaatttccACTGTATTGTAAGATCGAATCAGTAGTTGATTCGTTGTTATAAGACACAACATCTCTGCTTTGTAATGCTGGTTTGTACACGTTGATCATGGCTGGACTGATTTATGTAAAATCCGTTATTCTAATTTATTGGTATGTGTTGCTTTGGTAAAAGTAGTTTAGTCTCAAGCGGATTTTATATAGgcatttgaagaattatTAATGGGGAAAGGATGTTTCGGGattaatttatcaattgttgatgtaaaTGTCTTGgttaataaattttttcGGCGAAAACGTGGGGTGTACAAAGTATAATTTGTGCGCGTGGGCCTGTCAGATGCACAATGACGTATGTAGATGGTACCTTATAATCCTTCGAATTGTAGATGGAAACATCCGTTGAGTCACTACGGGACAAACTAGATGCTCCTAATAATTACGAACATCTCATCGAACTAGAGCCGTTGAGaagctttttcaaaatttggcaaccaagatattttgaattgtaatGTGTGTAGTATATACAAAATTacaacttttgatttgtcTAACCATTACTATTATTACAACCATCAGACGTATATGTCTACAACATATAGATAAGCATTCACCTTTGAACTACTTGTCATTTCCCAAAAGTGTTGGGTTATGTATTCTCTAACTAATTACTTAAAATACTTTCCAAATGTTGTGTAATTTTATTCATCTTTCGAATTGTACTTTGCATAATGTCCGTATTGCTGTAGGACAACTTAAACTTGATAAACTCACATAACGTAGACACTTGCTTTAAAACCACAGAGGTATTAAATAGTTCAGCAGCATTCTCAAACCCATCAATATTATCAACATTCACGTCAAGAAATTCTTTGACATCACCAGTTTGTATgaactcaacaacaaggcATTTCAGATCTGGGTTGCCCTTTAGTCTCACGTATTTTGTCAACACTGCCAAACTACAAACAACCGATAAGAATCCAGCCGAGAATGACAATGCATATGGTGGCAATTTATTCCATGATTGTTTCACAGTCGTTTGCAATTCAGGGGAATCATACCATTCAGTGGATCTATTAATAACGTTGCTGATTGTATTAGTCTTGCCGGTAGGCTCgtcattgttgattaatgTTGGACCAAGTACTATTGCATAATCTTCGTACTCTGACAGGGGGGCAAACTCAATCAATGAAATAAATCCATTCACTGATTTGACTATCTCGATTACACTTTGCCATTGGTTCGATGcaaattgatgcaattgatcAGCGAGGTCACCACAATCAAGAACTTCATCGCATATTATTGGTGTGTTACAAGACTGGTTATTGTTACCCTTATTgtgatcaatttcttccaCATTATGTTTGAATTCATGCTTGTACATTTTAAACTTCATCACATCATAAATGAAATGGTTGTATTGCAAAACTTCAGAAACTCGAAGAATCATATTGGCAAACCAATAACTAACATTAAccacaatcaatttcttatcctttttgattgaaatatgTTGAgttttgatcttgtttgtgaaatcaaaattaaactcATTAGAACTAATCAAGttatcaaaattcaattcatcattggaTAATTTACTCAATAAACCCTCAAAAATCTTGCTTGCCAATATCAAACTTGACGAATCGGATGGAACGTAACTCTTCTCATACAATTGTTTCCAGTTTGGTCTATTGttaaccaatttcaacGTCATGAAATCGTAATCATTCAATGGGAGCAAAATATTATTCGAATAATGATCCCTTtcataatcaaatttgaaatcatcaacaatcatGGACAATTTGTAGTATGGCCGGCCCTGATTAAACCTTAAAAGGATAATATGATGTATATAAAAACTCCAAATCAATCGAAGAACAATTTCACGTTCATAAATTTGTCTCAGAGTACCAAACATTGGGTTCTTCTGGGGTAATCGACTTTTTTTACCTTCTGATTGCTGgaattcaaatcttttttgACTGTAAATTTCCACATAGTTGTTCTCTTGAATGGTGTCAAGAATCGTGGCATTGACTTGATTAATCTTGCTCATATCATATCTGAATGAAGTACACTTGGGAATCAATTTGTAGCAAATCATTATTCCAATGCCATTTAGGGTATCCCAGAATTTATAGACTTTGTTGATCCAGTAGTTTTCATCATTACTGATTGGTAGGCTTGGATCTTGTCTAGTTGCAGTAATACATATTGTGGCAATTATTGCATGCAATACCGAACTGTCCATATTTAGTGACAAATTCTTTAGCAAAATAGACTTCCCTGGGAATAATTGGTGATTAGGTTGGTTGTAAATGTAATACGATGTCAATACCTTATCAAGAGTTTCCCATTTAGGAAGATCGTATCCAGCTAAATCGGAATCGGAAAATGGTTGCTTGGATACTTTGGTCACAACCTGACGAGGAGTAGCAACAATACTTTCGCTTTTCTGCAGAGTTACTGGCttatattcatcaaccaGTGCAGCATAGTTTTCCTCTCTGGGAGGAAACTTTGAAGCTGATGACAGATTTGTTCCTTTACGGTCACTTTCTGATGACAGCGTCGAACATGAGCTTGAGATACTGCTACGCCTTTTCGACCTAGCATGTGAACTCTCGCTATATGAATCTCTTTCATTTTTGCGACGATCACGCGGTTTTGATGAACACCGCTCTTCTGCGGAATCACCCTCTTCATAGTGATGATCATAGAAACgacgacgatgatgatgagggTGATGTTTATGCATTTTataatggtgatgaaaatgagGAGGCGGAGGTGGTGGTGGGAAATGGGGGTGGAAGTGAGGAAAGTGACCCGGAGGTGGAGGAGGTGGGGGTGGGAATGGAGGGGGAAATGGTGGTGGAGGCCCATGATGAAATCCAAATGGAGGAggaggtggtggtggaggaAGTGAATAATAATCTTCcatatgatgatgatgatggtgtggtggtggtggtccTCTACGGTGAAGTCCACGTCCAAAACCACGAGGTGATGGTGTACCACGACCATCGCGAGGTCCCTTTGGTGGTGGCACACTCGATAATCTGAATGACGATTCAGTTTCTGTTTCATCCGGGCGATCAATATCCTCATATCTTCTTCCACCACCAGGTCTTGACGCAAACGGGAATCGGGGGAAATCATAGGAGTTAGATCTGGTAGTATCACTTCGCACCAtgtcatcaaattcagGGTATGGTGCCTTACTAAATGTACGTACATGTTCACTTCTGATGTTTTGACTCTCACTAGTGGAAGACATTGGAGGAGGCATTCTATCTAAAGGAGTGGGGAGGTTTGATGGAATTGATCCTGGTATAGGTACACTTGGTTTGTCCTTACCTCCTAAGATAAATGAGCTGACACGTGCAGTTGAACTTTGAACACTTTCGTCTTCGTTTGTAGTGACTCCGTTGGTGGTATCTTGAATGTCATTCTCGTTTGTGAATGTTCCTGTATTAGAGCTATCTGTTCGTATCTTCTTGAGCTGAGCTGTGGAAGTTGCACTACCAGTCTGACTTACTGAATCATTTACAtctcttctctttctccttCCTCCACGATTACTCTGGACAAAGACGCATTCAATTCCCaaaaatttacaatttgaacaGATTCTTGTCTTTTCTGGAACCACTTTGTTGACCCCATCAGCTGAAGATATGGCACAAACAGGTTCACCATCACATTTGATCTTTTTTTCGCGACATGATAAACATGCACGTCTAGCAACCCTGCGTGACGGTCGTTGCAGACCAGTGTTGTAGGATGTTTCCGAAGCTAGTGTTGACATTGGAGCTGGCGGTGAAGAAGATGGCATTCGGGAGTTGTGTGGTGACTTTATTTGTGTAGGGCTTGGTCTCGATTTGGGACCGTTTGTATCTAACTGTGCGTTGGTGCTCATATTGTGCTTTAAAAATTAGTGATCTTAATGGGTATTTTAATAATGCGCTTTGGTTGACAAATGGCGCTATAAAATAAAGCAAATGCTTATCTATCTGTTGGAGTTGTACCCGACGGTTGTTGCCTCTTTTTTATGGGTGTAAATGGACTGATTTGCAATGTTCAAACGAATTCC is a genomic window containing:
- a CDS encoding Zcf31 zinc-finger protein, whose amino-acid sequence is MSTNAQLDTNGPKSRPSPTQIKSPHNSRMPSSSPPAPMSTLASETSYNTGSQRPSRRVARRACLSCREKKIKCDGEPVCAISSADGVNKVVPEKTRICSNCKFLGIECVFVQSNRGGRRKRRDVNDSVSQTGSATSTAQLKKIRTDSSNTGTFTNENDIQDTTNGVTTNEDESVQSSTARVSSFILGGKDKPSVPIPGSIPSNLPTPLDRMPPPMSSTSESQNIRSEHVRTFSKAPYPEFDDMVRSDTTRSNSYDFPRFPFASRPGGGRRYEDIDRPDETETESSFRLSSVPPPKGPRDGRGTPSPRGFGRGLHRRGPPPPHHHHHHMEDYYSLPPPPPPPPFGFHHGPPPPFPPPFPPPPPPPPGHFPHFHPHFPPPPPPPHFHHHYKMHKHHPHHHRRRFYDHHYEEGDSAEERCSSKPRDRRKNERDSYSESSHARSKRRSSISSSCSTSSSESDRKGTNSSSASKFPPREENYAASVDEYKPVTSQKSESIVATPRQVVTKVSKQPFSDSDLAGYDLPKWETLDKVLTSYYIYNQPNHQLFPGKSILLKNLSLNMDSSVLHAIIATICITATRQDPSLPISNDENYWINKVYKFWDTLNGIGIMICYKLIPKCTSFRYDMSKINQVNATILDTIQENNYVEIYSQKRFEFQQSEGKKSRLPQKNPMFGTSRQIYEREIVLRLIWSFYIHHIILLRFNQGRPYYKLSMIVDDFKFDYERDHYSNNILLPLNDYDFMTLKLVNNRPNWKQLYEKSYVPSDSSSLILASKIFEGLLSKLSNDELNFDNLISSNEFNFDFTNKIKTQHISIKKDKKLIVVNVSYWFANMILRVSEVLQYNHFIYDVMKFKMYKHEFKHNVEEIDHNKGNNNQSCNTPIICDEVLDCGDLADQLHQFASNQWQSVIEIVKSVNGFISLIEFAPSSEYEDYAIVLGPTLINNDEPTGKTNTISNVINRSTEWYDSPELQTTVKQSWNKLPPYALSFSAGFLSVVCSLAVLTKYVRLKGNPDSKCLVVEFIQTGDVKEFLDVNVDNIDGFENAAELFNTSVVLKQVSTLCEFIKFKLSYSNTDIMQSTIRKMNKITQHLESILSN
- a CDS encoding Arg11 ornithine transporter (ornithine transporter of the mitochondrial inner membrane), whose product is MEQTEIRHDKHADTPIHPLNEITFGAVSGMVGKLVEFPFDTIKVRLQSNNSHPTSTMMMISRTFHNEGVLGFYKGLKAPLLGACLENAVLFSSYNFATSTLQHYDPGLSMWSKCVSGGFAGFMARFFLTPVELVKCQLQVANMATKSAFHTYSSVIRDTLKRKGVAGLWNGLGSTMVREVVGTSIWFGTYEYTNEYFETAKYPFIKNKDLQLLFSGAMAGALFNFSMFPVDTIKSNIQTHDILSGTSGKHHHIATDFWKEMRKLCSRRGGVMNLYNGLGITMIRCIPANALIFYTYELLKRNF